ACTGAAGCCACTGGCGCCCTGCGCGAGCAGTTCAACCGCCATGCTGTCCGCGGGCTCGACCAGAGCGAGTTCCAGGTTCTCGGCGCTGCCGATCTCCGCGTTGGAAGGGACCGGAAACGCGATCACCCGGCTGAGGGCCTCGTGGTGCAGATTGCTGAGGTAAAAATACCCGCTCACGGTCCAGACCAGCGAGTCGGGACCCGCGCCCCGAACCAGCGTAAATTCCAGCCTTTCGCCCTCGAAACTGAACTGCGGCTGTGCAGCCAGCAAAACCGGCAGTAGGGCCAAAAGACAGAGAAAGGCGCGAAGCGTCATTTGATGACGGTGATCCTGGCCCTGCCCAGGATCCTGTCCCCCTCGCTCAGCGCGATGTAATAGATCCCGCTGCCGAGGAAAGGCAGATCCCAAACCGCTATTCCCGAGGCGGGCATCGCCTTGCCGGCCAGAAACCTGCCGCGCAAGTCATAGAGGCGCAATTCCGCTGTCGGGTCCAGGCTTTCGGGAGATTCATACTTCAGATTGACCGCGCTGCCGGAAGAACGATTGAGCAGCGAAGGATGCAGGCTCAGAACACCCGCGGAGGGGATCAGGTGCGGATCGTTCCCGGCGGAGGAACTCAGCACCCCGCTCAGTTGGATCGTTTCGCCGGGTTCGGGAAAGATCAGTTCCTGGATCACGGGATCAGCGGTTTGCGGGTCGATGACCAGGATGCTCCGGCGAATCGCGTCTCCGGTCCTTTCCCAGTTGCCGTAAGTATTGGTCGAGCCCCAGTAGTACAGATCAGAGGCCGCGGCGTAGTTCAAATGGCTGCTGTAGATGGGGATGCCGGCTGCTGGAGCGCCGTTTGCGTCCTCCAGATGAATGCCCAAAGTAGAGTTGGAGAAAACTTCATAGGAGTTGGGGCATAGGGTCTGGCTGTCCTTGGCCCAGGTAAGCGCGCTGTCGTATTCACCATAGCCGGTGTAAACGTCGATCCGGACCTGCACCGCGGCCTGGCCCTGGCCGAGCGGGCGAATGTGGACGCTGAGGTCGTTCTGGGGCCCCCAGCGCAGTTCTTCCGGAAAATATTGATAGGGTATGGCCATGCTGAGGAAATCTTCGTTCCGCTGGATCGTGAAACCGGGGATCTCCTGGCTCAGGTTGATGATAAAAGTCGGTTCGCCCGGCTGGACGTATGTTGCGGGCAGATAGTAGGTGCCGGCGGAAGTGGTGAAGCTCAGGTCGGTGACGTCGAAGTCTTCCCAAAAGGCTTCGTCTCCGAACATCACGTGGAAGTCGTCTGTGTCGTCGAACCAGACCCGCGCGATGTATCTGGGTATGAGAACATTCGCGCTCAAGCTAGCCATCAGCGCGGCCAGTACGATCAGGAGCAAAAATCTTTTCATTGCTTCTCCTTGCGAGATAATATAAGCGGCTTAGCGGACCCGGCAAATCCTTTTGGTGCTTAAAGTTACTCCATCCGCGGAGGCGCGCAGGAAAAACACTCCGGCGCCCACGGACTTGCCGCTCTGGTCCAGGCCGTTCCAGAGATATTCGTATTCCCCGCTGGCATTAGAAACCGCGCTTGACAGGGTCCTGATCCGCTGTCCGCGCAGGTTGTAGATCTCCACTTGATGCGGCATGGGCGAGGAAAGCTCGAGCTTGATGTTCATCTGCCCGGAAGCGGGATTGGGCCAGGCGCTGAGGCGCGCTTCAGGAACCGGGGGTACGACGGGATCGCTGACTGGCACCGTGATGGTAGACCGGGCGTGAAACACTGTCCCCGGCTGGTTTTCGCCGTTGCCGTGAACCCTCAGCCAGAGGAAAATATCGGCTGTTTCGTCATTGATCGCCTTCAGAACAAGCCTGGAGCCTGCAAGGTCGATCTGGTCCGGAGTATAAGGATCCGTTTCCCATACCCGGACAAGCTGCTCGCCGGGAGCGTCGGTCAGCAGCCAGAGCCAGAGATAGCCGTTATCCTCATATTTGGCAAGCAGTTGCTGGCCGTTGGGCAGGATGGCGATGTCGTTGAGCTGGCTGCAGGCCTGATAGTCGCGTTCCCAGACCAAAGATCCCGTGGTGGCGGCCAGTTTGCTCACTTTCAGCCTCAGCTGCTGGTCCTCGTAGCGATATTGGCAGATCAGGGCCGAGCCGTCCGGGGCCAGTTCCATGCCGCGGATCAGGCCTTCGCTTTCTGTGGAGGCGGACCAGTCGGAAACTTCGTCCCCAGCAGCAAAGAGCAGCAGGTCATTCACGCTGTAAAGGGCATGATCGCCCAGCCGGGTGAGATCTTTAGAGCGGGTGCGGCGCAACTGGGGTCTCAGATGGTAGCGTTCGCTGCCTGTCGCGGTTTGGCGGCACAGGGCCAGGCCCAGTTTCAACATGCTTTGCACGTCGATATCCGCTTCCATCTGCAGATCGCTCAGATTGTGGCGTGGATCGTGCGCGTGCTGCTTTTTATAGCCCACTCCGGAACCTGTGGCACCGGGATAATTGACGTTGATGAGTTCAATACCCAAAACCGGGTCGACATGTTGAACCTGGGCTGGGGAACTGGAACCACCGCAAAGATCCTGGGGAGGGTCCCAAACCCCATTGCTGGGCCATTCGACGTCATAATAGGGGCGGTGCAGGAAGCCGCGGCGATTCTGGAAGATGCTGCCCCAAACCTTGATGGTGCCGCGTTCCAGATAGGGCGTTCGTTCCGGCCAGAGGGGATTGTACCAGGGCAGGTCGATCTTCAGATTCTGCGGATTGCCTGGAGAGGTTGTGGCCCAGGGGAATCCTGGTTCCTGCGGATAGCGGTAGCGGTGCAGGTCGATATTGTCGTAGAGGGTCCCGTTGTAGTTGTATGCGGGAACGGAGGGATGCGGGTGCTGGTATTCAAAGGTGAAAACCCCGTCCTTGCGCGGATCGTTGTTCGGGCTTTTGCCCAGCGCGAAAAGATTGGCGTAGATGGGCAGTACTCCCGGGTCTGAACCGCAGAAAGGATGGCGGCGGAGTGAATCCACCGGATTGCAGTAGCCGTATTTGAGCAGGATGCTCTTTTCCGAGATCAGGTTGACAAAATCGGTCTGATTATCGGTTGGGGCCTGGCCGACCGGAGTGTTTGCCAGAGTGATAGACCCCACCAGATATATCGTATCCGCCGCAGCCCAGGTTTGGCGAGAATAGAAATTGCCCTTGATCCAGAGTTTGGAGTGGACGAAATTCGTCGAGTTGGCGCAGGAACCCATGGAGTAAAAGGACCAGACCGTGTCCCGCACCGTGAAGCTGTTGTAATAGAGCGGATCGGCGGTTCCCGCGGGGGGATAGCTGGCATAGACCGGAATTTGCACCGTCTCCGGCTCCGTCAGCATTCCCATATACGCGGTATAACCCGTGCCATTAACGTCCACCAACATGATCCTGTCGGGATCGTAGTATGCCGGACCCACAGTTTGGGCTGTGTGCCTGGGTGAACCGAATATTTCCAGATCAGGCGCGTTCTCGATCAGGCCACCCAAAAAGATCTGGTCCTCAGGATAGGCTCCACTGGCGGAGTGGACCTCTCCGAAAATGATCACAGGAGCGTGGAAGGTGGGCCAGCCGTTGTTGATGCCGCCTCCGGCCTGTCTGATCCAAATATCGGAATTGGCGCGTACCACACCGCTGATCTCATCGGTTCCCTGATAGTAGAGCTGGGTGTCGTTTACAGATCTGTCGTTGTCCGTAAATATCTGCGGGACTTGCAGTTCCTCCGGGTCATCGGGCTGGCAGTAAGCGGCCTGCGCGTATTCAGGATAGGGCAGCAGCAGGTCGGCCGTTTTAAGCTGGCTGTCGCGGCGCTCGGTGAAAGGGCTGTTCTCGAAGGTCCGGCCCGTGTTCAATGCCGGGTCATCCTGCCAGGTTTGCCAGTTCACGCCGCCATCCAGGGAGCGGGCGATGAGCCGGTCAAAACCGCTGGCGTAGGTGATGATGATCTCGCTGGCGGAGTAGTGCAGGGTCGGCTGGGTGAGGCAATTCTGGCTGGGGGCGACGTTCACCGAGTTCCAGGTAGCCCCGCCATCCGTGCTTTTGCGGAAAACTATCATGCCGGTTGTGCTGGGATCGTTGTCCGGCTTGTTGTTGTAAACCAGGGCGAGGGTGTCGCCCGAGGCGTAAATTCCCATCCCGCCGCTGAAATGTCCCGTTCCCAGATCGGTCAGGGGCAGAGTTTGGGCTCCGGCCAGGCCGGCCAGAAGCAGTATAGCCAACATTGCGGTTATGGTACGCATGAAACCTCCCAAGGCAGTTCTTGCCATTGCATATATATCTATATAAGACGATCTCAGCTGGAACCGGGGGAGCGATTTTCCGTAAAATCTGTTAAAGCGTGCGGAATTTGACGTCCGGCGGATATTGGCAGATGTTTGCACTTTTTGTTCCAAACGTCCAGAATCATCCGTTTGGGGAAGCGTAAATTTCTACTTGACGGATATCCAGCCTCCAAAAATTGTGTAAATTCATATGAAAACAAGGAGTCAAGATGTACGCCATCGTTGATATCAAAGGATTTCAGTTCAGGGCTGAAGAAAACGCAATCCTGCGCGTTCCCCTACTGAATACGGCGGAACCTGGCCAGGCCCTGGAATTTGACAGGGTGCTCCTCATCCGCAATGATGAGGAGATCACGGTCGGCCAACCCGTAGTAGAAGGCGCAGCAGTCCTTGCCGAAGTGATCGACCACGGTAAAGGCAAGAAGAAGGTGATCTACCATTTCAAGAAAAGGAAAGGTTACCGGGTGAAAAAAGGTTACCGTGAGCAATACACCGAGATCAAAGTTACCGGGATCCGGGTTTGAGGAGTTGAGATATGGCACATAAAAAAGGTGTTGGAAGCAGCCGCAACGGCCGCAATAGCAATCCCAAATACCGCGGCGTGAAGAAGTTCGGCAGCGAGCACGTGTTGGCCGGCAACATCATCGTCCGCCAGAAGGGAACCAAGTTTCACCCCGGCCAAAACGTCGGCATGGGCAGGGATTTCACCTTGTTCAGCCTGATCGAGGGCTATGTGAAATTTGAGACCAAGGGCACCGGGCGCAAGTATGTGTCCGTGGAGCCGGTCGAAACCTCTGAATAAAGCAAAACCAGTTTAGCAAAAACAAACCCCCGGTGATCGCCGGGGGTTTTTCTGTGGGGTAAACTTGGCTCAGTTGACCTTGAAGGTGGTGTCGCCTTTTTCGAAGAAAGCGATGATCTGCTTCGCGGCTGCCACGCCGGCGTTGATGTTGGCTTCCTCGGTCTGGGCGCCCATTTTCTTGGGGGTCCAGTAGACCCGGTCGGCGAAGATTTCTGCCAGTTGTCGGCTGTTGTCAGGTTCGACGTCGCTCACATAGCGGAATTTCTTCTTTTCTTCCAAAGCTTTGAGCAGCGCGTCCTCGTCGATGACCTCCTTGCGCGCGGTATTGACCAGAATGCAGTTTGGTTTGACCAGGCTGAGCAGGTCCCAGTTGATGGACTTCTTGGTCTCGGCGGTGGCGGGGATGTGCAGGGAAATGTAATCTCCGGTCTTGAAGATCTCCTCGACCGAGTGCAGCGTGATGACGCCTTCCTTGGTCATGATCTCTCTGCTGAGGTAAG
The DNA window shown above is from Candidatus Syntrophosphaera sp. and carries:
- a CDS encoding T9SS type A sorting domain-containing protein, coding for MRTITAMLAILLLAGLAGAQTLPLTDLGTGHFSGGMGIYASGDTLALVYNNKPDNDPSTTGMIVFRKSTDGGATWNSVNVAPSQNCLTQPTLHYSASEIIITYASGFDRLIARSLDGGVNWQTWQDDPALNTGRTFENSPFTERRDSQLKTADLLLPYPEYAQAAYCQPDDPEELQVPQIFTDNDRSVNDTQLYYQGTDEISGVVRANSDIWIRQAGGGINNGWPTFHAPVIIFGEVHSASGAYPEDQIFLGGLIENAPDLEIFGSPRHTAQTVGPAYYDPDRIMLVDVNGTGYTAYMGMLTEPETVQIPVYASYPPAGTADPLYYNSFTVRDTVWSFYSMGSCANSTNFVHSKLWIKGNFYSRQTWAAADTIYLVGSITLANTPVGQAPTDNQTDFVNLISEKSILLKYGYCNPVDSLRRHPFCGSDPGVLPIYANLFALGKSPNNDPRKDGVFTFEYQHPHPSVPAYNYNGTLYDNIDLHRYRYPQEPGFPWATTSPGNPQNLKIDLPWYNPLWPERTPYLERGTIKVWGSIFQNRRGFLHRPYYDVEWPSNGVWDPPQDLCGGSSSPAQVQHVDPVLGIELINVNYPGATGSGVGYKKQHAHDPRHNLSDLQMEADIDVQSMLKLGLALCRQTATGSERYHLRPQLRRTRSKDLTRLGDHALYSVNDLLLFAAGDEVSDWSASTESEGLIRGMELAPDGSALICQYRYEDQQLRLKVSKLAATTGSLVWERDYQACSQLNDIAILPNGQQLLAKYEDNGYLWLWLLTDAPGEQLVRVWETDPYTPDQIDLAGSRLVLKAINDETADIFLWLRVHGNGENQPGTVFHARSTITVPVSDPVVPPVPEARLSAWPNPASGQMNIKLELSSPMPHQVEIYNLRGQRIRTLSSAVSNASGEYEYLWNGLDQSGKSVGAGVFFLRASADGVTLSTKRICRVR
- the rplU gene encoding 50S ribosomal protein L21; this translates as MYAIVDIKGFQFRAEENAILRVPLLNTAEPGQALEFDRVLLIRNDEEITVGQPVVEGAAVLAEVIDHGKGKKKVIYHFKKRKGYRVKKGYREQYTEIKVTGIRV
- the rpmA gene encoding 50S ribosomal protein L27, with amino-acid sequence MAHKKGVGSSRNGRNSNPKYRGVKKFGSEHVLAGNIIVRQKGTKFHPGQNVGMGRDFTLFSLIEGYVKFETKGTGRKYVSVEPVETSE